From the Nitrobacter hamburgensis X14 genome, one window contains:
- the cobT gene encoding cobaltochelatase subunit CobT — protein MSTTPPSNRFRTGPKEAPSEPFKRAVASCLRAIARQSELEVTFAAERPGLSPGKARLPEPGRKMSKRDAAVVRGHADSIALKIACHDPKVHRRLMPGNPQARGVFDAVEQARVEAVGSRRMTGVAKNLTAMLDDHFHRGKYDEITDRADAPLSDALAMMVRERLTGLPPPAAARKMVDLWRPFLEDKIGTRLDRLCHLTEDQAKFGDVVHDLLAALDLGGDTNAEADKDETQDDDRESESDQSGAEGSADSDAVQEMSADQAQETTDEMSDSAMESAQASASDSFDDGDLGDDETPGEATRPNARGGNEPRGPEYHAFAPKFDEVIAAEDLCDHDELERLRSYLDKQLAHLQGIVARLANRLQRRLMAQQNRAWEFDLEEGILDPARLARVVIDPYQPLSFKHEKEATFRDTVVTLLLDNSGSMRGRPITVAATCADILARTLERCGVKVEILGFTTRAWKGGQSREAWLAAGKPVAPGRLNDLRHIIYKSADAPWRRARKNLGLMMREGLLKENIDGEALDWAHKRLLARGEQRKILMMISDGAPVDDSTLSVNPGNYLERHLRWVIEEIETRSPVELIAIGIGHDVTRYYHRAVTIVDAEELGGAITEQLAELFSETHDPPEPPARRPRRLHS, from the coding sequence ATGAGCACCACACCGCCGAGCAACAGGTTCCGTACCGGGCCGAAGGAAGCGCCGAGCGAGCCGTTCAAGCGCGCGGTCGCGTCCTGCCTGCGCGCCATCGCCCGGCAATCCGAACTTGAGGTGACGTTTGCCGCCGAGCGGCCCGGCCTGTCGCCGGGCAAGGCGCGACTGCCGGAGCCCGGGCGCAAAATGAGCAAGCGCGACGCCGCCGTCGTACGGGGGCATGCGGATTCCATCGCGCTGAAGATCGCCTGCCACGATCCGAAGGTGCATCGCAGGCTGATGCCCGGCAATCCGCAGGCGCGCGGCGTGTTCGACGCGGTGGAGCAGGCGCGGGTCGAGGCCGTCGGCTCACGCCGGATGACAGGCGTAGCAAAGAATCTGACGGCGATGCTCGACGACCATTTCCATCGCGGCAAGTATGACGAGATCACCGATCGCGCCGACGCGCCGCTGTCGGATGCGCTGGCGATGATGGTGCGCGAGCGGCTGACCGGTCTGCCGCCGCCCGCCGCCGCGCGCAAGATGGTCGATCTGTGGCGTCCGTTCCTGGAAGACAAGATCGGCACCCGGCTGGATCGGCTCTGCCACCTCACCGAGGATCAGGCGAAGTTCGGCGACGTCGTGCACGACCTGCTGGCGGCGCTCGATCTCGGCGGCGACACCAACGCCGAGGCCGACAAGGACGAGACCCAGGACGACGACCGCGAAAGCGAGAGCGATCAGTCCGGGGCGGAGGGTTCGGCCGACAGCGACGCCGTGCAGGAGATGAGCGCGGATCAGGCGCAGGAGACCACCGACGAGATGTCGGACAGCGCCATGGAAAGCGCGCAGGCTTCTGCCAGCGATAGCTTCGACGATGGCGATCTTGGCGACGACGAGACGCCGGGTGAGGCGACGCGGCCCAACGCCAGGGGCGGCAACGAGCCGCGCGGCCCGGAATATCACGCTTTCGCGCCCAAGTTCGACGAGGTGATCGCGGCGGAGGACCTCTGCGATCATGACGAACTGGAGCGGCTGCGCAGCTATCTCGACAAGCAGCTCGCGCACCTGCAGGGCATCGTGGCGCGGCTCGCCAACCGCCTGCAGCGGCGCCTGATGGCGCAGCAGAACCGCGCCTGGGAGTTCGATCTCGAGGAAGGCATTCTCGATCCGGCACGGCTGGCGCGCGTGGTGATCGATCCCTATCAGCCGCTATCGTTCAAGCACGAGAAGGAGGCGACCTTCCGCGACACCGTGGTGACGCTGCTGCTCGACAATTCCGGTTCGATGCGCGGGCGGCCGATCACGGTGGCCGCGACCTGCGCCGACATTCTGGCGCGAACGCTGGAGCGTTGCGGCGTCAAGGTGGAGATTCTCGGCTTCACGACGCGGGCGTGGAAGGGTGGGCAGTCGCGCGAAGCGTGGCTTGCCGCCGGCAAGCCGGTCGCGCCGGGGCGTCTCAACGATCTCCGCCACATTATTTACAAGTCGGCGGATGCCCCCTGGCGGCGGGCGCGGAAAAACCTCGGGCTGATGATGCGTGAGGGCCTGCTCAAGGAGAACATCGACGGCGAGGCGCTGGACTGGGCGCACAAGCGGCTGCTGGCGCGCGGCGAACAGCGCAAGATTCTGATGATGATCTCGGACGGCGCGCCGGTCGACGATTCCACGCTATCGGTCAATCCCGGCAACTATCTCGAACGCCACCTGCGCTGGGTGATCGAGGAAATCGAGACTCGCTCGCCGGTCGAACTGATCGCGATCGGCATCGGCCACGACGTCACGCGCTATTATCACCGCGCGGTAACCATTGTGGATGCGGAAGAACTCGGCGGCGCCATCACCGAACAGCTTGCCGAACTGTTCAGCGAGACGCACGATCCGCCGGAGCCTCCGGCGCGGCGGCCGCGCAGGCTGCATTCGTAG
- a CDS encoding esterase-like activity of phytase family protein yields MSSQPGRRAVLKWGATIASFAINPAARAQFATHPRKQPAPDELTPPAPVSITVNARPISSFDLRDRSRTRFGALAFRSGLILTSSFRGFGGLSSLRLDPKGQRFISASDKGTWITGRIVYGAREMTGLADVEAAPMLGHDGRPITARGWFDTESIALDGSLVYVGIERVNRIMRFDFGKGFTRARGEDVEVPPAIRKLPFNRGLEAMVVVPCDRPLGGTLIAISERGLDAGRNIVAFLIGGPSPGRFSIRRTDNFDISDACLLPSGDLLILERKFSLIGGIGIRIRRIAINAIAPGALVDGPSLFEADLGQEIDNFEGLDAFVNDNGDIVLTLVSDDNFSLIQRTLLLQFTLVED; encoded by the coding sequence GTGTCGAGTCAGCCCGGTCGCCGCGCCGTTCTCAAATGGGGCGCAACCATCGCCTCTTTCGCGATTAATCCTGCCGCCCGCGCGCAATTCGCAACGCACCCGCGGAAGCAGCCGGCGCCGGACGAACTAACGCCTCCGGCGCCGGTGTCTATCACCGTCAACGCGCGTCCGATTTCCTCCTTCGATCTGCGCGACCGCTCGCGCACCCGTTTTGGCGCGCTCGCCTTTCGGAGCGGCCTGATCCTGACCTCGTCATTTCGCGGCTTCGGAGGGCTGTCGAGCCTGCGGCTCGACCCGAAAGGGCAACGATTCATTTCCGCCAGCGACAAGGGCACATGGATCACCGGCCGCATCGTCTATGGGGCCAGGGAGATGACCGGGCTCGCCGATGTCGAGGCCGCGCCGATGCTGGGTCACGACGGTAGGCCGATAACCGCGCGCGGCTGGTTCGACACCGAGTCGATCGCGCTCGACGGATCGCTGGTCTATGTCGGCATCGAGCGGGTCAACCGGATCATGCGGTTCGATTTCGGCAAGGGGTTTACGCGGGCGCGCGGCGAGGATGTCGAGGTGCCGCCGGCCATTCGCAAGCTGCCGTTCAACCGGGGGCTGGAGGCGATGGTGGTCGTTCCCTGCGACAGGCCGCTCGGCGGCACGCTGATCGCGATCTCCGAGCGCGGCCTCGACGCCGGCCGCAATATCGTGGCGTTCCTGATCGGCGGGCCGTCGCCGGGCCGGTTCTCCATCCGCCGGACCGACAATTTCGACATCAGCGATGCCTGCCTGCTGCCCTCGGGCGACCTGTTGATCCTCGAACGCAAGTTCTCGCTGATCGGCGGCATCGGCATCCGCATCCGGCGCATCGCGATCAATGCGATCGCGCCCGGCGCGCTGGTCGACGGCCCCTCGCTCTTCGAGGCGGACCTCGGGCAGGAGATCGACAATTTCGAAGGCCTGGATGCGTTCGTGAACGATAACGGCGACATCGTCCTGACGCTGGTGTCCGACGACAACTTTTCGCTGATCCAGCGCACGCTGCTGCTGCAGTTCACACTGGTCGAGGATTGA
- a CDS encoding patatin-like phospholipase family protein, which yields MSSSGNSSRKTAFVFAGGGSFGAIQVGMMHALAAHGVVADMVVGSSVGALNGAYYAGVPTLDGAKHLADIWRGLRREDVFPVSIWTLLEFFWRRDFLISHDGVRKLIDDHLPYKNLEDAKLPVHIVTTNIVTGGSVVLSDGPAAEAIVASTSIPGVFAPVLHKGMYLADGAISSNTPVNVAIEKGARRLVVLPTGFACAGDAPPKGAVANVLHAVTLLISRQVIDDLEYIDPSVEFHVVPPLCPLVGSAYDFSRTDEHIERAIRKTEQWIAGGGLEQHGIPGEMRPHAH from the coding sequence ATGTCTTCGTCCGGCAATTCATCCCGCAAAACCGCCTTCGTGTTCGCGGGCGGCGGCAGTTTCGGCGCCATCCAGGTCGGCATGATGCACGCGCTCGCCGCCCATGGCGTGGTTGCGGACATGGTGGTGGGATCGAGCGTCGGGGCCTTGAACGGCGCCTATTACGCCGGCGTCCCGACCCTCGACGGTGCGAAGCATCTCGCGGACATCTGGCGCGGCTTGCGTCGCGAGGACGTGTTCCCGGTGTCGATCTGGACCCTGCTTGAATTTTTCTGGCGGCGAGATTTTCTCATCTCCCACGATGGCGTGCGCAAATTGATCGACGATCACTTGCCGTACAAGAATCTTGAGGATGCGAAGCTGCCGGTGCATATCGTCACCACCAATATCGTGACCGGCGGCAGCGTCGTGCTGTCGGATGGTCCAGCGGCAGAGGCGATCGTGGCGAGCACGTCGATTCCGGGGGTATTCGCCCCGGTCCTGCACAAGGGCATGTATCTCGCGGACGGCGCGATTTCGAGCAACACGCCGGTCAACGTGGCGATCGAGAAGGGCGCGCGGCGGCTCGTCGTCCTGCCGACCGGGTTCGCCTGCGCGGGCGATGCGCCGCCCAAGGGGGCGGTTGCCAACGTGCTGCACGCCGTGACGCTCTTGATCTCGCGGCAGGTGATCGACGATCTCGAATATATCGACCCCTCGGTCGAATTCCATGTGGTGCCACCGCTGTGCCCGCTGGTCGGCTCGGCCTATGATTTCTCGCGCACCGACGAGCACATCGAGCGGGCGATCAGGAAGACCGAGCAATGGATCGCAGGGGGTGGGCTCGAGCAGCACGGCATTCCCGGCGAAATGCGGCCGCACGCGCATTGA
- the rpmB gene encoding 50S ribosomal protein L28: protein MSRRCELTAKAPMVGHKVSHSNIKTKRRFLPNLVNVTFLSEALASPVRLRVSTHALKSVDHRGGFDAFLLKAKNAELSPKAIEIKRRIEKKQAANAG from the coding sequence ATGTCCCGGCGCTGCGAACTGACGGCCAAGGCTCCCATGGTGGGCCACAAGGTCAGCCATTCCAACATCAAGACCAAGCGGCGCTTCCTGCCGAACTTGGTGAACGTCACCTTCCTGTCCGAAGCGCTGGCCAGCCCGGTGCGGCTGCGGGTGTCGACCCATGCGCTGAAGAGCGTGGACCATCGCGGCGGTTTCGATGCCTTCCTGCTGAAGGCGAAGAACGCGGAGCTGTCGCCAAAAGCGATCGAGATCAAGCGCCGGATCGAAAAGAAGCAGGCCGCCAACGCGGGCTGA
- a CDS encoding DUF3108 domain-containing protein has protein sequence MTLPRSMLASLRTLAGASLALLAAMLAMTGPAAAQGKLEAHYDVTLAGILVGTGTWAVDILDDQYSAAADGGATGILKAFAHGTGTGTSQGRVVNGALVPANYTATISSSKKSETIRMSLAGGNVKDFVIEPTPPVDAKRIPVTDAHKRGVFDPMSATLLRVPGTADPLGPEACHATTGIFDGRMRYDLRLDFKRMETVKSEKGYHGPVVVCSIYFSPISGYVPDRFAIKYLAAQRNMELWLAPIAGTRVVVPYRLTIPTPLGIGKLEATQFITTAMPPRAAAKAH, from the coding sequence ATGACGTTGCCCCGGTCGATGCTCGCTTCGCTTCGGACCCTGGCTGGCGCATCGCTCGCACTCCTTGCCGCGATGTTGGCGATGACGGGTCCGGCAGCCGCGCAGGGCAAGCTCGAAGCTCACTATGACGTCACCCTGGCCGGGATTCTTGTCGGCACCGGCACCTGGGCGGTCGACATCCTCGATGATCAGTATTCGGCCGCGGCAGACGGCGGCGCCACCGGAATTCTCAAGGCGTTTGCTCATGGCACCGGCACTGGCACCTCGCAGGGCCGCGTCGTCAACGGCGCGCTGGTTCCCGCGAACTATACCGCGACCATCTCGTCGTCGAAGAAGTCCGAGACCATTCGCATGTCGCTGGCCGGCGGCAATGTGAAGGATTTCGTCATCGAGCCGACCCCGCCGGTCGATGCCAAGCGCATTCCGGTCACCGATGCGCACAAGCGCGGCGTGTTCGATCCGATGAGCGCAACGCTGCTGCGGGTGCCCGGCACCGCCGATCCGCTCGGTCCGGAAGCCTGTCACGCTACGACCGGGATCTTCGACGGCCGCATGCGCTACGACCTGCGCCTCGACTTCAAGCGCATGGAAACGGTGAAGTCTGAAAAGGGCTATCATGGCCCGGTCGTGGTCTGCTCGATCTATTTCTCGCCGATCTCCGGCTACGTCCCCGACCGTTTCGCGATCAAATATCTCGCCGCTCAGCGCAACATGGAACTCTGGCTGGCGCCGATCGCCGGCACGCGCGTTGTGGTACCCTATCGCCTGACGATTCCGACACCGCTCGGCATAGGCAAGCTGGAAGCGACCCAGTTCATCACGACCGCCATGCCGCCGCGCGCCGCTGCCAAGGCCCATTAG
- a CDS encoding helicase-related protein has protein sequence MAFSSSISPPGNGRAPGTGVTAVLGPTNTGKTHLAIERMLAHSSGIIGLPLRLLAREVYNKIADRAGPDSVALITGEEKIKPARPRFWVSTVEAMPRDLDVSFLAVDEIQISADLERGHVFTDRILHRRGRDETLLLGAATMRPIIERLLPGASIVTRPRLSQLEFAGDRKITRQPRRTAIVAFSADEVYAIAELIRRQHGGAAVVLGSLSPRTRNAQVAMFQSGDVDYLVATDAVGMGLNLDVDHVAFASDRKYDGYQFRRLTPAEFAQVAGRAGRATRNGTFGTTGRCAPFEPELVNALQNHTFEAVKTLQWRNSDLDFSSLGALQVSLALTPPHEALTRAPIAEDLRVLDHAARDVDVRAMAHGAAAVERLWDACQIPDYRKIAPAAHAELVTTLFGFLMRKGRVPDDWFAAQIAQADRIDGGIDTLSGRIAQIRTWTFVANRPDWLADPEHWQGISRQVENKLSDALHQRLTERFVDRRTSVLMRRLRENTMLDTEIGKTGEVIVEGHVIGRLDGFTFAPDAAEAGSEAKALQAVAQKALAGEIEARAEKLSGAPDDQFVLTSDGTIRWTGDAVARLAAADDVLHPRLRIISDERLTGAPRDAVQARLDLWLKTHIEKLLGPLFELSKAEDVTGIARGIAFQLIEALGVLERSRIAAEMKDLDQPSRASLRKYGVRFGAYHIYFPALLKPAARSLASLLWAQKQDNCDLSALSSAQHLAGSGRTSFPADKLLDRDAYRTLGYRQCGERAVRVDILERLADLIRPALAWREGAPGEKPAGAFDGRGFVVTQAMTSLAGTAGEDFASILRALGYRMEQCLPPPVTETGPAPDAAAETVSAEAPESTPPGSAAPDAMPEGQEPAPDSAVAPDAGSAEPASAADAGSSDDTATATEVLATEALAEVVEETSPSAVSPPDIADSAASDDAVETAPADATPDQSVPADAEGVASAEIAAADASSAHATDAAPATVEVWRPGGRPADRRPRHDRSRHRRQQPRQDGAQPAVADGEAGEGAQKRERHGRGRRERQKEARRPSTGVAAEGASAGSESAPGRELREGKGRPQRDPFQGKGKNRDRDQDKGRFQGSRKGGREGRPDAGPSHRPYASSAPRERERPMDPNSPFAKLAALREQLAGRKD, from the coding sequence ATGGCCTTTTCGTCTTCGATATCCCCGCCCGGCAACGGTCGCGCGCCCGGTACGGGCGTGACGGCGGTGCTCGGTCCGACCAACACCGGCAAGACCCATCTCGCGATCGAGCGGATGCTGGCGCATTCCTCCGGCATCATCGGCCTGCCGCTGCGGCTGCTTGCCCGCGAGGTCTACAACAAGATTGCCGACCGCGCCGGCCCGGACTCCGTCGCGCTGATCACCGGCGAGGAGAAGATCAAGCCGGCGCGGCCGCGCTTCTGGGTTTCGACTGTGGAAGCGATGCCGCGCGACCTCGACGTCTCGTTCCTCGCCGTCGACGAAATCCAGATCAGTGCCGATCTCGAGCGCGGCCACGTTTTCACCGATCGCATTCTGCACCGGCGCGGCCGCGACGAGACGCTGCTGCTCGGCGCCGCGACCATGCGTCCGATCATCGAGCGGCTGCTGCCGGGCGCGAGCATCGTCACCCGCCCCCGGCTGTCGCAGCTTGAGTTCGCCGGCGACCGCAAGATCACCCGACAGCCGCGCCGCACCGCGATCGTCGCGTTTTCGGCGGACGAAGTCTACGCCATCGCCGAACTGATCCGCCGCCAGCACGGCGGCGCGGCGGTGGTGCTGGGATCGCTGTCGCCGCGCACCCGCAACGCGCAGGTCGCGATGTTCCAGTCCGGCGACGTCGATTATCTCGTCGCCACCGACGCGGTCGGCATGGGCCTTAATCTCGACGTCGATCACGTCGCCTTCGCCTCCGACCGCAAATACGACGGCTACCAGTTTCGCAGGCTGACGCCGGCGGAGTTCGCGCAAGTTGCCGGCCGCGCCGGCCGCGCCACCCGCAACGGCACCTTCGGCACCACCGGGCGCTGCGCGCCGTTCGAGCCCGAACTCGTGAATGCGCTGCAGAACCACACGTTTGAGGCCGTCAAGACGCTGCAGTGGCGCAACTCCGATCTCGATTTCTCCTCGCTCGGCGCGCTGCAGGTGTCGCTGGCGCTGACACCCCCGCACGAGGCGCTGACCCGCGCGCCGATCGCCGAGGACCTGCGCGTGCTCGATCACGCCGCGCGCGATGTCGACGTGCGCGCCATGGCGCATGGCGCGGCGGCGGTGGAGCGGTTATGGGATGCCTGCCAGATTCCGGACTATCGCAAGATCGCGCCGGCCGCCCACGCCGAACTGGTCACGACACTGTTCGGTTTCCTGATGCGGAAGGGCCGGGTTCCTGACGACTGGTTCGCGGCCCAGATAGCCCAGGCCGACCGCATCGACGGCGGTATCGACACCCTGTCGGGGCGGATTGCGCAAATTCGGACCTGGACCTTTGTTGCCAATCGCCCCGACTGGCTGGCCGATCCCGAGCACTGGCAGGGAATTTCGCGCCAAGTCGAAAATAAATTGTCAGATGCGCTGCACCAAAGGCTCACGGAGCGTTTCGTTGACCGTCGGACCAGTGTATTGATGCGCCGCCTGCGGGAAAACACGATGTTGGATACGGAAATTGGCAAGACCGGCGAAGTGATCGTAGAGGGCCATGTGATCGGCCGTCTCGACGGATTTACTTTCGCGCCGGATGCGGCAGAGGCCGGCTCGGAGGCCAAGGCCTTGCAGGCGGTCGCGCAAAAGGCGCTGGCCGGCGAAATCGAGGCGCGCGCCGAAAAACTGTCCGGCGCACCGGACGATCAGTTCGTGCTGACCTCGGACGGCACCATTCGCTGGACCGGTGATGCCGTGGCGCGACTGGCCGCCGCGGACGACGTGCTGCATCCGCGGCTGCGGATCATTTCCGATGAACGGCTGACCGGTGCACCGCGCGATGCGGTACAGGCGCGGCTCGATCTGTGGCTGAAGACCCATATCGAAAAGCTGCTCGGGCCGCTGTTCGAGTTGTCCAAGGCGGAGGATGTGACCGGCATCGCGCGCGGCATTGCATTCCAGTTGATCGAGGCGCTCGGCGTGCTGGAGCGCTCGAGGATCGCCGCCGAAATGAAAGATCTCGATCAGCCGTCGCGCGCCAGCTTGCGCAAGTACGGCGTGCGCTTCGGTGCCTACCACATCTACTTCCCGGCGCTTCTGAAACCGGCGGCGCGGTCGCTGGCCTCGCTGTTGTGGGCACAGAAGCAGGACAACTGCGATCTGTCGGCGTTGTCGAGCGCGCAGCATCTGGCAGGCAGCGGCCGCACCTCATTCCCGGCCGACAAGCTGCTCGATCGCGACGCCTATCGTACCCTCGGCTATCGGCAATGCGGCGAGCGGGCCGTCCGCGTCGACATCCTCGAAAGGCTGGCCGATCTGATCCGTCCGGCGCTTGCTTGGCGGGAAGGGGCGCCCGGCGAAAAACCGGCCGGCGCATTCGATGGCCGCGGGTTCGTCGTGACCCAGGCCATGACATCGCTCGCAGGCACCGCCGGCGAGGATTTTGCCTCCATCCTGCGCGCGCTCGGCTACCGCATGGAGCAGTGCCTGCCCCCGCCCGTTACAGAGACCGGTCCTGCGCCGGATGCCGCCGCGGAAACGGTTTCCGCCGAAGCGCCGGAGAGCACGCCGCCGGGATCGGCCGCGCCGGACGCCATGCCCGAGGGGCAGGAACCTGCGCCGGATAGCGCGGTTGCGCCCGATGCTGGATCGGCTGAACCGGCGTCTGCCGCGGATGCGGGTTCATCGGACGATACCGCCACGGCTACCGAAGTCTTGGCGACCGAAGCCTTGGCTGAGGTGGTCGAGGAAACGTCGCCGTCGGCGGTGTCACCGCCCGACATCGCAGACTCGGCGGCTTCCGACGATGCCGTCGAAACCGCACCCGCCGATGCCACGCCGGATCAGTCCGTGCCGGCCGATGCCGAGGGTGTGGCATCCGCCGAGATTGCCGCAGCGGATGCCTCGTCGGCTCATGCTACGGACGCAGCGCCCGCAACCGTCGAGGTTTGGCGGCCGGGCGGCCGGCCCGCCGATCGGCGTCCGCGCCACGACCGCAGCCGTCATCGCCGGCAACAGCCTCGGCAGGATGGTGCGCAACCGGCGGTCGCGGACGGCGAAGCGGGCGAGGGGGCGCAGAAGCGCGAGCGACATGGGCGGGGGCGGCGCGAGCGTCAAAAGGAGGCTCGTCGGCCCTCCACTGGTGTGGCCGCCGAAGGCGCGTCCGCCGGGAGCGAGAGCGCGCCCGGCCGTGAGCTGCGCGAGGGCAAGGGGCGTCCGCAGCGCGATCCCTTCCAGGGCAAAGGCAAAAACAGGGACAGGGATCAGGACAAGGGCCGGTTCCAGGGCTCACGCAAGGGCGGCCGCGAGGGACGTCCGGACGCCGGACCGTCGCACCGCCCCTACGCCAGCAGCGCGCCGCGTGAGCGCGAGCGTCCGATGGACCCGAATTCGCCGTTTGCGAAACTGGCCGCGCTCAGGGAGCAGCTTGCTGGCCGCAAGGACTGA
- a CDS encoding RNA-binding S4 domain-containing protein, which produces MERQRLDKWLWHARVVKARTHAAALVEAGHVRINGIREKSPGHPLKVDDVLTIGLDRCVRILRVTGFSERRSNAADAKALYDDVSDAAGRS; this is translated from the coding sequence TTGGAGCGCCAGCGTCTCGACAAATGGTTATGGCACGCGCGGGTGGTCAAGGCCCGGACCCATGCTGCGGCACTGGTCGAGGCCGGCCATGTCCGCATCAACGGCATCCGCGAGAAATCTCCGGGGCATCCGCTCAAGGTCGATGACGTGCTCACGATCGGACTGGACCGTTGCGTCCGTATTCTCAGGGTCACCGGATTTTCTGAACGGCGCAGTAACGCGGCCGACGCAAAAGCGCTCTATGACGATGTGTCGGATGCTGCCGGCAGAAGCTAG
- the fdxA gene encoding ferredoxin FdxA — MTYVVNDACIKCKYTDCVEVCPVDCFYEGENMLVIHPDECIDCGVCEPECPAEAIKPDSEPGLEKWLELNADYAKSWPNLTQKKDAPPDAKEFEGQEGKFEKYFSPNPGTGD, encoded by the coding sequence ATGACTTACGTCGTCAACGATGCCTGCATCAAATGCAAATATACCGACTGTGTTGAAGTTTGCCCTGTCGATTGCTTCTACGAAGGCGAGAACATGCTCGTCATTCATCCGGATGAGTGCATCGATTGCGGTGTCTGCGAACCGGAATGCCCGGCCGAGGCCATCAAGCCGGACTCCGAGCCGGGGCTGGAGAAGTGGCTTGAATTGAATGCGGATTACGCCAAAAGCTGGCCCAACCTTACGCAGAAAAAGGACGCTCCGCCGGACGCCAAGGAATTTGAGGGTCAGGAAGGGAAATTCGAGAAATATTTTTCTCCAAATCCCGGTACCGGAGACTGA
- a CDS encoding CarD family transcriptional regulator, which yields MPSKTARIPAKATASKTAASKTAAASKAGSRTATRPAAKPASKTAVAGKSAVKAGAPRVDEPKKVLTQRQGFRTNEFVVYPAHGVGQILAIEEQEIAGARLELFVINFMKDKMTLRVPTAKIANVGMRKLSEPGLVKRALETLKGRARIKRTMWSRRAQEYEAKINSGDIVAIAEVVRDLYRSESQPEQSYSERQLYEAALDRLSREIAVVQHVTETEAVKEIEGQLAKSPRRGAKAESDAETDADADGDDATVADEAA from the coding sequence ATGCCAAGCAAGACTGCCAGAATTCCCGCCAAAGCCACTGCTTCGAAGACCGCCGCTTCGAAGACCGCTGCTGCCTCGAAGGCAGGTTCCAGAACCGCGACCAGGCCGGCTGCAAAACCCGCATCGAAAACTGCGGTGGCCGGCAAGTCTGCCGTCAAGGCTGGCGCGCCCCGTGTCGATGAACCGAAGAAGGTTCTGACCCAGCGCCAGGGGTTCAGGACCAACGAGTTCGTGGTCTATCCGGCGCATGGCGTCGGTCAGATTCTGGCGATCGAAGAACAGGAGATCGCGGGCGCCAGGCTCGAACTGTTCGTCATCAATTTCATGAAGGACAAGATGACCCTGCGGGTGCCGACTGCGAAGATCGCGAATGTCGGCATGCGCAAGCTGTCGGAGCCGGGGTTGGTCAAGCGGGCGCTCGAAACGTTGAAGGGCCGTGCGCGCATCAAGCGCACCATGTGGTCGCGGCGTGCGCAGGAATATGAAGCCAAGATCAATTCGGGGGACATCGTTGCGATCGCCGAAGTGGTCCGCGATCTCTATCGCTCGGAATCGCAGCCGGAGCAATCCTACAGCGAACGTCAGCTCTACGAAGCCGCGCTCGATCGCCTGTCGCGCGAGATCGCCGTCGTCCAGCACGTGACGGAAACCGAGGCGGTCAAGGAAATCGAAGGGCAGCTCGCCAAGAGCCCGCGCCGCGGCGCCAAGGCGGAGTCGGACGCCGAGACCGATGCCGACGCCGATGGCGACGACGCGACGGTGGCCGATGAAGCTGCGTAG